One Pleurocapsa sp. PCC 7327 DNA segment encodes these proteins:
- a CDS encoding DUF4079 domain-containing protein — MDLPSFLWLWKIAAWSMGLSLLIYVLLGFSGIWMLNRRLSKRPRPAWLRPFHYIVGAILVFLVLLLLAIGVVGTLGYYGSLGHSPHLVAGLLVVALMLTSAISATQINPKRPWARSLHIGTNIILFGGFVLVTLTGWTVVQKYLP, encoded by the coding sequence TTGGATCTACCTTCGTTTCTCTGGCTGTGGAAAATTGCCGCTTGGTCGATGGGGTTATCTTTACTTATCTATGTTCTGCTAGGATTCTCTGGAATCTGGATGTTGAATCGCAGGTTGTCTAAGCGTCCTCGTCCCGCTTGGTTAAGACCATTTCACTACATTGTAGGGGCTATTTTAGTTTTTCTCGTCTTGCTGCTACTGGCGATTGGAGTAGTAGGAACGTTAGGCTACTATGGTAGCTTGGGTCATTCGCCCCATCTCGTGGCAGGTTTGTTGGTAGTCGCGCTGATGTTAACCTCGGCAATTAGCGCAACGCAAATTAACCCCAAGCGTCCCTGGGCGCGATCGCTTCATATTGGCACCAATATAATTCTATTTGGTGGGTTCGTCTTGGTAACGCTAACGGGTTGGACTGTGGTACAGAAATATCTACCTTAA
- a CDS encoding Uma2 family endonuclease: MSVQLLRHKFTVEQYHKMAEAGILKEDDRVELIRGEIIEMSPIGTRHAAYVRRLNNLLSALLGDRVLVDLQNPVKLDDTSEPQPDVTLLRPRQDFYESAHPQSTDIFLIIEVADTTVKYDREIKISLYAENNITEVWLIDINGQCVEVYRDPTLSGYQNIQTFRQGQVLSIQAFADITLSVDELLGTSYQ, from the coding sequence ATGTCCGTGCAGTTACTGAGACATAAATTTACAGTCGAGCAATATCACAAAATGGCTGAAGCGGGGATTCTCAAGGAAGATGACCGGGTAGAATTAATACGGGGAGAAATCATTGAAATGTCGCCGATTGGCACGAGACACGCTGCTTATGTAAGACGTTTGAATAATTTATTATCTGCTCTGTTAGGCGATCGCGTTCTCGTCGATCTTCAAAATCCAGTAAAGTTGGACGATACCTCCGAACCTCAGCCCGATGTAACATTACTGCGACCCCGTCAAGACTTTTACGAGTCGGCTCATCCCCAGAGTACCGATATTTTTCTGATTATTGAAGTAGCAGATACAACTGTGAAATACGATCGAGAAATAAAGATTTCTCTCTATGCGGAAAATAATATTACTGAGGTTTGGTTGATAGATATTAATGGACAGTGCGTTGAAGTGTATCGAGATCCTACCCTAAGTGGTTATCAGAATATTCAAACTTTTAGGCAAGGTCAAGTTTTATCGATACAAGCGTTTGCCGATATAACTCTTAGTGTTGACGAGCTCTTGGGAACTAGTTATCAATGA
- a CDS encoding tetratricopeptide repeat protein — protein sequence MTTDIFEMPNPRNTEESALPSRGSSLCSIESIFAARQLRSTVKEKVARQEYETAIVLLNRLIVCYPDSAVDYNNRGLMYFYLGQFLRALQDYDRAIALNDRLDNAYNNRANCHAVQGNFVAALTDYEIALDLNPTNLRALINQGITFRELGIYDLAIGNFEIALILGQKFQGRIYAERGYTYYLRGDWNCAMGDYCRALEHLPSSDRYRQKVETWLNELLSLMDS from the coding sequence ATGACGACTGATATTTTCGAGATGCCAAATCCAAGAAATACCGAGGAATCAGCCCTACCTTCTCGCGGGAGTTCCCTCTGTTCGATTGAATCTATATTCGCTGCTCGCCAGTTGCGCAGCACGGTTAAAGAAAAAGTAGCTCGACAAGAATATGAAACCGCGATCGTGCTCCTCAACCGATTAATTGTTTGCTATCCAGACAGTGCCGTTGACTACAACAATCGGGGACTGATGTACTTCTATCTGGGGCAATTTCTGCGAGCACTTCAAGATTACGATCGCGCGATCGCCCTTAACGATCGACTCGACAATGCTTACAATAACCGAGCCAATTGCCACGCAGTTCAAGGCAATTTTGTCGCTGCCCTGACCGACTACGAGATAGCGCTAGACTTAAATCCTACCAATCTTCGCGCTTTGATCAATCAAGGCATTACCTTTCGGGAGTTGGGAATATACGATCTGGCGATCGGTAATTTTGAGATCGCGCTGATTTTGGGACAAAAATTCCAAGGGCGCATCTATGCAGAAAGAGGATATACTTACTACCTCAGGGGAGATTGGAACTGTGCTATGGGAGACTATTGCCGTGCTCTCGAACATTTGCCATCGAGCGATCGCTATCGACAAAAAGTAGAAACATGGCTTAATGAGTTACTATCTCTCATGGATTCCTAA
- a CDS encoding DUF2470 domain-containing protein, with translation MSEPITPVISDRICKHMNEDHGDALVLYAKAFGDSPEAETAQMISIDPQGMNLAVQIKGETVPVRIKFDRDLKDAQDAHYKLIDMVKQARQMQAQA, from the coding sequence ATGTCCGAACCGATTACGCCAGTTATTAGCGATCGCATCTGCAAGCACATGAACGAAGATCACGGCGATGCCTTAGTTCTCTACGCCAAAGCCTTCGGGGATTCGCCCGAAGCCGAAACCGCCCAGATGATTTCTATCGATCCTCAGGGGATGAATTTAGCGGTTCAAATCAAAGGCGAAACCGTACCCGTTCGCATCAAGTTCGATCGCGATCTCAAAGATGCCCAAGATGCTCATTATAAACTGATCGATATGGTCAAACAAGCCCGACAAATGCAGGCACAAGCTTGA
- a CDS encoding glutathione S-transferase family protein, producing the protein MLKLYGGVRSRASIVQWYLEELGIPYEFVLLDMEAGEHRKPDFLAINPIGKVPAIVEGDFRLWESGAILLYLAEKYGKMPESLEGKSTIAQWVIFANSTLATGLFVESVREQETPKLLTPLNQIFDRQPFLLGDEFTVADVAVGSILAYVPMMLKLDLSEYPAVLGYIQRISERPAFGKTIGKRSA; encoded by the coding sequence ATGTTAAAACTTTACGGCGGCGTTCGTTCTAGAGCTTCCATCGTCCAGTGGTATTTGGAAGAATTAGGAATTCCTTACGAATTCGTCCTGCTCGATATGGAAGCCGGAGAACACCGAAAACCAGATTTTCTGGCAATTAATCCCATAGGAAAAGTTCCTGCGATTGTTGAGGGAGATTTTCGGCTTTGGGAATCGGGAGCGATTTTGCTTTATTTAGCAGAAAAATACGGCAAAATGCCCGAATCTTTGGAGGGGAAAAGCACGATCGCTCAATGGGTAATTTTTGCCAATTCAACCTTGGCGACGGGACTTTTTGTCGAAAGCGTTCGGGAGCAGGAAACGCCGAAGTTATTGACACCGCTCAATCAGATCTTCGATCGCCAGCCATTTCTATTAGGCGACGAGTTCACTGTGGCTGACGTTGCCGTCGGCTCGATTTTGGCTTACGTGCCGATGATGCTAAAGCTAGATTTGAGTGAATATCCAGCCGTTTTAGGCTATATCCAGAGAATTTCCGAACGACCTGCCTTTGGGAAAACAATAGGTAAGCGTTCTGCCTAA
- a CDS encoding single-stranded DNA-binding protein, which produces MNSCILMATIVRKPELRHTPDGVPVTDMLVEFEGTKSEERSTLLVVGWRNLAEEIAQHYSEGDRVIVEGRLSMKTFDHPKGFKEKKAELVASRIYHIEGIAVSTAPSVKAASEGNRTAAATVRHSKASAPEQTQSDRFSDLPEAETIETLKQPVSTVAEGDLDDIPF; this is translated from the coding sequence ATGAATAGCTGTATTTTAATGGCAACAATCGTTCGCAAGCCGGAACTACGTCACACGCCCGATGGAGTTCCCGTCACTGACATGTTAGTGGAGTTTGAAGGGACAAAATCGGAGGAGCGATCGACCTTATTAGTGGTTGGCTGGAGAAATTTAGCCGAAGAGATTGCACAACACTATTCTGAAGGCGATCGCGTTATTGTTGAAGGTCGCCTCTCGATGAAAACATTCGATCATCCAAAAGGATTCAAAGAAAAAAAAGCTGAATTGGTTGCATCTCGCATTTATCATATCGAGGGGATAGCTGTCTCGACTGCTCCATCAGTCAAAGCTGCTTCCGAAGGAAATCGCACAGCTGCTGCGACTGTTCGTCACTCAAAAGCCTCTGCACCAGAACAAACACAAAGCGATCGTTTTTCTGATTTGCCAGAAGCTGAAACGATAGAAACGCTCAAACAACCCGTTTCTACGGTTGCTGAAGGGGATTTGGATGACATTCCTTTCTAA
- a CDS encoding mannose-1-phosphate guanyltransferase, with amino-acid sequence MRAVLMAGGSGTRLRPLTCDLPKPMVPVLNRPIAEHIINLLKRHQITEVIATLHYLPDAMRDYFQDGSEFGVEMTYSVEDEQPLGTAGCVKNIAELLDDTFLVISGDSITDFDLQAAIAFHKEKRSKATIVLTRVPNPIEFGVVITDREGRIRRFLEKPSTGEIFSDTVNTGTYILEPEILEYLPPNEESDFSKDLFPLLLQKDEPIYGFIAEGYWCDVGHLDAYRDAHYDALQRKVKLDFAYEEKSPGLWIGQNTYIDPTAKVEAPAIIGNNCRIGPGANIEAGTVVGDNVTIGAGADLKRPIIWNGATIGDEAHLAACIIARGTRVDRRAQVLEGAVVGSLSTIGEEAQISTGVRVWPSKRIESGAILNINLIWGSTAQRNLFGQRGVSGLANIDITPEFAVKLGAAYGSTLKPGSQVVVSRDQRSVSRMVSRSIIAGLMSVGVHVQNLEATAIPIARTMTPKLGVVGGIHSRVHPDRPDSILIEFFDSQGINISKAKEKKIEGAYFKEDLRRASIQDIGNMSIPSQAQVLDTYRKTFETQLNVEAIRHSGSKIVIDYVYGVSGAILPELLSKFGCDAVVLNASLRQTAISAEEREALLGQLGQVVEVLKANLGVQVSANGEQFILVDESGLAIRGEQLTALMVNMILTAYPRSTVVVPVHASSAVEQIARRHDGKVIRTKANPTALMEASQDNPNVVLGGSGEMGFIFPHLHPGFDAMFSIAKLIEMLTIQERSLAQVRTELPRVYHKSYTLRCPWKVKGALMRYLVETHATEDLELIDGVKVINPRNDNWVLILPDAGEPLVHIFANSDDRDWVDRALKDYRGRVQEFIDREQSEIATV; translated from the coding sequence ATGCGCGCAGTGCTGATGGCTGGAGGTTCGGGAACGAGGCTAAGACCCTTAACCTGCGATCTGCCAAAACCGATGGTACCCGTTCTAAACCGACCGATCGCGGAACACATCATCAATCTGCTCAAACGGCATCAAATTACGGAGGTTATTGCTACGCTTCACTATCTCCCAGATGCGATGCGAGACTATTTTCAAGATGGGAGCGAATTTGGGGTAGAAATGACCTACTCGGTAGAAGACGAACAACCTCTAGGTACGGCTGGCTGTGTCAAGAATATTGCCGAGTTATTAGACGATACTTTTTTAGTCATTAGCGGCGATAGTATCACTGACTTTGACTTACAAGCCGCGATCGCCTTTCACAAAGAAAAGCGATCTAAAGCAACCATCGTGCTGACTCGCGTTCCTAACCCCATTGAATTTGGGGTCGTCATTACCGATAGGGAAGGACGCATTCGCCGCTTTCTAGAAAAACCCTCTACCGGCGAAATTTTTTCCGACACCGTTAATACGGGAACCTACATCCTCGAACCAGAAATTTTAGAATACCTACCTCCTAACGAAGAAAGCGATTTTTCTAAAGACCTTTTTCCCTTGCTTTTGCAAAAAGACGAACCCATTTACGGATTTATTGCCGAAGGATACTGGTGCGATGTAGGTCATCTCGATGCCTATCGAGATGCTCACTACGATGCCTTACAAAGAAAAGTCAAACTAGATTTTGCCTACGAAGAAAAATCTCCCGGACTGTGGATCGGACAAAATACCTACATCGATCCCACTGCCAAGGTGGAAGCGCCAGCGATTATTGGCAACAACTGCCGCATCGGTCCGGGAGCAAACATTGAAGCTGGAACAGTCGTTGGCGACAATGTTACTATCGGTGCAGGCGCAGACCTCAAGCGACCGATTATCTGGAATGGCGCTACCATCGGCGACGAAGCCCACCTAGCTGCCTGCATCATTGCCAGAGGCACGAGAGTCGATCGCCGCGCTCAAGTCTTAGAGGGGGCAGTCGTCGGGTCGCTCTCCACTATCGGCGAAGAAGCCCAAATCAGTACGGGAGTCAGAGTCTGGCCCAGTAAGCGCATTGAATCGGGGGCAATTTTAAATATTAATTTAATCTGGGGCAGCACCGCCCAACGCAACCTCTTTGGTCAACGGGGCGTTTCCGGGCTGGCTAACATCGATATCACGCCAGAATTTGCCGTCAAACTTGGGGCTGCCTATGGTTCGACCTTAAAACCCGGTTCTCAAGTGGTGGTTTCTCGCGACCAACGTAGCGTCTCTCGCATGGTTAGCCGTTCTATTATTGCCGGTTTGATGTCAGTGGGAGTCCACGTGCAAAATCTAGAGGCAACGGCTATTCCCATTGCGCGTACCATGACACCGAAGCTGGGCGTGGTAGGCGGCATTCACTCGCGAGTTCATCCCGATCGCCCGGACTCGATTCTGATTGAATTTTTCGATTCGCAGGGAATTAACATTTCAAAAGCTAAAGAAAAGAAAATTGAAGGAGCTTATTTCAAAGAAGACCTGCGACGCGCTTCCATTCAGGATATTGGCAATATGTCAATTCCTTCGCAAGCTCAGGTACTCGATACTTACAGAAAAACTTTTGAAACCCAGCTTAATGTGGAAGCCATTCGCCATAGCGGCTCAAAAATCGTCATTGACTATGTTTATGGAGTTTCGGGAGCAATTTTGCCGGAATTGCTCTCCAAGTTTGGCTGCGATGCAGTGGTTCTCAATGCCAGTTTGCGCCAAACAGCTATTTCAGCAGAAGAACGCGAGGCATTGCTCGGTCAACTCGGTCAAGTAGTAGAAGTCCTCAAAGCCAATTTGGGAGTTCAGGTATCGGCAAATGGAGAACAATTCATATTAGTCGATGAATCTGGACTGGCGATTCGGGGCGAACAGTTGACAGCTTTGATGGTGAATATGATTCTTACCGCTTATCCGAGAAGTACAGTAGTCGTTCCGGTACACGCCTCCAGCGCAGTAGAACAAATTGCCCGCCGCCACGATGGAAAGGTCATTCGCACAAAAGCCAATCCAACGGCATTGATGGAAGCGTCTCAGGATAATCCCAACGTCGTTTTGGGCGGTAGCGGCGAAATGGGCTTTATCTTCCCCCATCTCCATCCGGGATTCGATGCTATGTTCAGTATTGCTAAACTGATCGAAATGCTGACCATACAAGAGCGATCGCTGGCTCAAGTTCGTACCGAACTGCCGCGCGTTTATCATAAGTCCTACACCCTTCGCTGTCCTTGGAAGGTTAAGGGAGCTTTGATGCGATATCTCGTAGAAACCCATGCAACAGAAGATCTGGAGTTGATCGATGGCGTAAAAGTCATCAATCCTCGCAATGACAATTGGGTGTTGATTTTACCCGACGCAGGAGAGCCGCTAGTTCATATCTTTGCCAACAGCGACGATCGCGATTGGGTCGATCGCGCTCTTAAAGATTATAGAGGGCGCGTTCAAGAATTTATCGACCGAGAACAGAGCGAGATCGCAACCGTTTAG
- a CDS encoding TIGR04282 family arsenosugar biosynthesis glycosyltransferase yields MSNQLIIFTRYPEPGKTKTRLIPRLGEQGAATLQRQMTEYTLTHARQLQSLLSLSVAIYYSGGSKSLIRDWLGSDLIYQQQSEGDLGQRMQSAFEQGFVVGIKQAVIIGIDCPELNVAILSEAFTALERYDLVLGPARDGGYYLIGLSRLVPQLFQGIAWGTSEVFAQTKAIAQKLKLSIHCLPLLDDVDRPEDLYLWQRVISYN; encoded by the coding sequence ATGTCCAACCAATTAATCATTTTTACTCGCTATCCCGAACCCGGAAAAACGAAAACTCGTCTGATACCCCGTTTGGGGGAACAAGGAGCGGCAACGCTTCAGCGTCAGATGACAGAATATACTCTCACCCACGCCAGACAACTACAAAGTCTTCTGTCGCTATCTGTAGCAATTTACTATAGCGGAGGAAGCAAATCTTTAATACGAGATTGGTTAGGAAGCGATCTAATCTATCAACAGCAAAGCGAGGGAGATCTGGGGCAAAGAATGCAGTCAGCTTTCGAGCAAGGATTTGTTGTGGGGATAAAGCAAGCCGTTATCATTGGAATCGACTGTCCCGAACTCAATGTGGCGATCTTATCCGAGGCATTTACTGCGCTGGAACGCTACGATTTAGTGTTGGGTCCGGCAAGGGATGGAGGATATTATTTAATTGGCTTAAGCCGTTTAGTTCCTCAATTGTTTCAAGGAATTGCTTGGGGAACGTCAGAAGTTTTCGCCCAAACAAAAGCGATCGCACAAAAATTAAAGTTGAGCATTCATTGTTTGCCTCTTCTAGACGATGTCGATCGCCCGGAAGATTTATATCTTTGGCAGAGAGTTATTTCTTATAATTAA
- the thiO gene encoding glycine oxidase ThiO produces MTNDILIIGGGIIGLAIAIDLKLRGAKVTVLSRDFGQAASHAAAGMLAPGAEKIASPPMRSLCLKSRWLYPEWIRKIEDLTGLDAGYLPCGILAPVYKLPQAAEKTAAWLDKEAIQLYQSGLGADVVGGWWYPEDGQVDNRILVNALLQAAQTLGVDLREGVAVRGIQQKQGKVSGVFTSEGELQAQIYVLATGSWATQLLPIPVRPVKGQMISLRMPKEPRQPLPLQRVLFGSETYLVPRQDGRLIIGATVEEVGWTPNNTPKGIQTLLARAIRLYPALENWAIEEFWWGFRPGTPDELPILGTSSCDNLILAVGHYRNGILLAPVTASLLADLILQQKSDPLLEHFRCDRFYKKSTPASLVMNLQPSTVSDSPLYPKIEEKPTPTLLPESDELMIAGRKFRSRLMTGTGKYPSIESMQQSIIASGCQIVTVAVRRVQTKAPGHEGLAEAIDWTKIWMLPNTAGCKTAEEAIRVARLGREMAKLLGQEDNNFVKLEVIPDPKYLLPDPIGTLQAAEQLVKEGFAVLPYINADPLLAKRLEEAGCATVMPLGSPIGSGQGIRNAANIAIIIEEAKVPVVVDAGIGAPSEAAQAMEMGADALLINSAIALAENPVLMARAMGMATEAGRLAYLAGRMPIRNYASASSPLTGTIS; encoded by the coding sequence ATGACTAATGACATTCTGATTATTGGCGGCGGTATTATCGGATTGGCGATCGCGATCGACCTAAAACTTCGCGGCGCAAAAGTTACCGTTCTCAGTCGCGACTTTGGGCAAGCGGCTTCCCATGCCGCCGCCGGAATGCTAGCCCCCGGTGCAGAAAAGATTGCATCGCCTCCAATGCGATCGTTGTGTCTGAAATCTCGCTGGCTGTATCCCGAATGGATTCGCAAAATCGAAGATTTGACGGGATTGGATGCGGGCTATTTGCCTTGTGGCATTTTAGCTCCTGTTTACAAATTGCCTCAGGCAGCAGAAAAAACAGCCGCGTGGTTAGATAAAGAGGCAATACAACTCTATCAAAGCGGACTGGGAGCGGATGTTGTCGGCGGCTGGTGGTATCCCGAAGACGGACAAGTCGATAATCGCATTTTAGTCAACGCCCTTCTGCAAGCTGCCCAAACCCTCGGTGTCGATTTGCGAGAGGGGGTCGCCGTTCGCGGCATTCAACAGAAGCAAGGCAAAGTTAGCGGCGTTTTTACCTCAGAGGGAGAATTACAAGCACAAATCTATGTCTTGGCAACGGGATCGTGGGCAACACAACTCTTACCGATTCCCGTTCGCCCCGTCAAAGGACAAATGATCTCGCTACGGATGCCCAAGGAACCCCGTCAGCCTCTACCGCTTCAGCGAGTGCTATTTGGTTCCGAAACCTATTTAGTGCCCCGACAAGACGGACGATTGATTATCGGGGCGACAGTAGAAGAGGTCGGTTGGACTCCTAACAATACGCCTAAAGGCATTCAAACCCTACTCGCTCGCGCGATTCGCCTCTATCCTGCCTTAGAAAATTGGGCAATTGAAGAATTTTGGTGGGGGTTTCGTCCGGGAACGCCGGATGAATTGCCGATTTTGGGGACGAGTTCATGTGACAATTTAATTTTGGCAGTCGGTCACTATCGTAATGGCATTTTACTTGCCCCAGTCACTGCCTCTCTATTAGCCGACCTAATTTTGCAGCAAAAATCCGATCCACTTCTGGAACATTTTCGCTGCGATCGCTTTTATAAAAAATCAACGCCTGCATCTTTAGTCATGAATTTACAACCCAGCACTGTCAGCGATTCGCCACTCTATCCAAAAATCGAGGAAAAACCAACGCCAACGCTACTCCCCGAAAGCGATGAATTGATGATTGCAGGACGAAAGTTTCGCTCTCGCTTGATGACGGGAACGGGGAAATATCCCAGTATCGAAAGCATGCAACAGAGTATTATCGCCAGTGGCTGTCAAATCGTCACGGTGGCAGTTCGTCGGGTACAAACAAAAGCACCCGGACACGAAGGACTAGCGGAAGCGATCGATTGGACGAAAATCTGGATGCTTCCCAATACGGCTGGCTGTAAGACGGCAGAGGAAGCCATACGAGTCGCGCGATTGGGGCGGGAGATGGCAAAATTATTAGGTCAGGAGGACAATAATTTTGTTAAGTTAGAAGTCATTCCCGATCCTAAATATTTATTACCCGATCCGATCGGAACGTTGCAAGCAGCAGAACAACTGGTTAAGGAAGGGTTTGCCGTCCTGCCTTATATCAACGCCGATCCCCTCTTAGCAAAACGTCTCGAAGAGGCAGGATGCGCGACGGTGATGCCCTTGGGATCGCCTATCGGTTCGGGGCAAGGGATTAGAAATGCCGCCAATATTGCCATTATTATTGAAGAGGCGAAAGTTCCCGTGGTAGTGGATGCGGGGATCGGTGCGCCCAGCGAAGCAGCGCAGGCGATGGAAATGGGGGCAGATGCTTTGTTGATCAATAGCGCGATCGCGCTTGCCGAAAATCCCGTACTGATGGCGCGGGCAATGGGCATGGCAACAGAAGCTGGAAGATTGGCTTATCTAGCGGGACGAATGCCAATAAGAAACTATGCCAGCGCGAGTTCGCCTTTGACCGGAACGATTAGTTAA
- a CDS encoding cobalt-precorrin-6A reductase, translating into MKNERERLIPFSAPSLCLPKGRIWLVGGTSDSAIIARAIAAEQFPCTVTVTTSAARSLYPQRQNLKIEIASMDVSQMDKFCWREQIVAVVDASHPYAVTVSEGAIATAQTKQIPYLRYERPSVNSPSLDKGAIELDSFETLVNGDYLLGQRVLLTVGYKALPLFEPWQNRATLFTRLLPALNSLEVAISAGFSSDRIMALRPPVSAELEKALWQQWQISLVVTKASGKAGGEDVKRSVAAELGVPLIVIARPKVAYPQQTSNLSDIIAFCRQHLSID; encoded by the coding sequence ATGAAGAATGAGAGAGAAAGATTGATTCCGTTCTCTGCTCCATCCTTGTGCCTTCCTAAGGGAAGAATTTGGCTTGTTGGCGGAACGAGCGACAGCGCAATAATTGCCAGAGCGATCGCAGCCGAACAATTCCCTTGTACGGTTACTGTAACAACTAGTGCAGCCCGATCGCTCTATCCGCAGAGACAAAACTTAAAAATTGAGATAGCATCCATGGATGTTTCCCAAATGGATAAGTTTTGCTGGCGCGAGCAAATCGTTGCTGTCGTCGATGCTTCTCATCCATACGCCGTAACGGTTTCTGAGGGCGCGATCGCAACTGCCCAGACAAAACAGATTCCCTACCTGCGTTACGAACGTCCTTCAGTCAATTCTCCTAGCTTAGATAAGGGCGCGATCGAGTTAGACAGTTTTGAAACGCTCGTCAATGGCGATTATCTTCTAGGACAGCGGGTATTATTAACCGTTGGTTATAAAGCTTTACCTTTATTTGAGCCGTGGCAAAATCGAGCGACATTATTTACTCGTCTTCTTCCTGCGCTAAACTCATTAGAAGTTGCTATTTCTGCTGGCTTTAGCAGCGATCGCATTATGGCTCTTCGCCCTCCTGTCAGTGCCGAGTTAGAAAAAGCTTTATGGCAGCAATGGCAGATTTCTCTCGTCGTCACCAAAGCATCTGGAAAAGCAGGAGGAGAAGACGTCAAGCGATCCGTTGCAGCAGAGTTAGGCGTTCCTTTAATTGTCATTGCCCGACCGAAGGTTGCCTATCCACAGCAAACTAGCAATCTCTCAGATATTATAGCCTTTTGTCGTCAACATTTATCGATCGATTAG
- the psaM gene encoding photosystem I reaction center subunit XII — protein MAITDAQVLVALVIALLPGILAFRLATELYK, from the coding sequence ATGGCAATAACAGATGCTCAAGTTTTAGTTGCTTTAGTGATTGCTCTACTGCCAGGGATCCTGGCTTTTCGTTTAGCAACGGAACTTTATAAGTAA
- a CDS encoding DUF1830 domain-containing protein, whose amino-acid sequence MAQILDPIPNEHRNGILCCYVNATSHIQVARIANVENWYFERVVFPGQRLVFEALPEALLEIHTGMMASAILSDTIPCDRLCISKDSDDEREDDSGLVSIDSDNNQNINGTDNKSQESELSFNQILVSAS is encoded by the coding sequence ATGGCTCAAATCCTCGATCCCATACCCAATGAACATAGGAATGGCATCCTTTGTTGCTACGTGAACGCTACCAGCCATATTCAAGTAGCCCGCATCGCTAATGTTGAAAATTGGTATTTCGAACGAGTAGTTTTTCCCGGACAACGCTTAGTATTTGAAGCGCTACCAGAAGCTTTGCTAGAAATCCACACGGGAATGATGGCAAGTGCCATTCTCTCAGATACGATTCCTTGCGATCGCCTTTGCATTAGCAAAGACAGCGATGATGAGAGGGAAGACGACAGTGGGTTAGTCTCCATCGATAGCGATAACAATCAAAATATTAATGGAACCGATAATAAAAGCCAAGAAAGCGAACTTTCTTTCAATCAAATTTTAGTTTCCGCCAGTTAA
- a CDS encoding TerC family protein — MLDQILNSSLDLGVKTPLLLLILIALEAVLSADNAIALAAIAQGLGDSKLQRQALNLGLLLAYVLRIILILTATWVIKFWQFELLGAAYLLWLVFNYFTSEEDEEHHHHSIRFFSVWQAIPTIAITDLAFSLDSVTTAIAVSDELWLILSGGTIGIITLRFLAGLFIRWLSEFTHLEDAGFITVGFVGLRLLLKAIKPEFVPPEWIIVAAIAVIFIWGFSERSQSDPSE, encoded by the coding sequence ATGCTAGACCAAATTCTCAATTCTTCCCTCGATCTCGGCGTAAAAACGCCTTTGCTGTTACTAATTTTGATTGCTTTAGAAGCAGTTCTTTCAGCCGACAACGCGATCGCGCTAGCTGCGATCGCCCAAGGATTAGGAGATAGCAAACTCCAGCGTCAGGCTCTCAATCTTGGCTTATTATTGGCATACGTTTTGCGCATCATCTTAATTCTTACGGCAACCTGGGTGATTAAGTTTTGGCAATTTGAGCTGTTAGGAGCGGCTTATTTGCTGTGGCTAGTATTCAACTACTTTACCTCCGAAGAAGACGAAGAACATCACCATCACAGCATTCGTTTTTTCTCAGTTTGGCAAGCGATCCCGACAATTGCTATAACCGATTTAGCCTTCTCCTTAGATAGCGTCACCACTGCTATTGCTGTTTCCGACGAGCTATGGCTGATTCTGAGCGGCGGTACGATTGGCATCATTACCTTAAGATTTTTGGCAGGTTTATTTATTCGCTGGCTCAGCGAATTTACCCATTTAGAAGATGCTGGGTTTATTACTGTTGGTTTTGTCGGTTTGCGCCTGTTGCTAAAAGCCATCAAACCAGAATTTGTCCCTCCTGAATGGATTATCGTAGCGGCGATCGCAGTAATTTTTATCTGGGGATTTTCCGAGCGATCCCAATCCGATCCTTCCGAATAA